In the Rhizobium sp. SSA_523 genome, GAGCAGTTCTCCTACGCCAACGAGATGCAGATCCCCCGGGTCGACAAGGTCGTGATCAACATGGGCGTGGGCGAGGCGACAGCCGATTCCAAGAAGCCCACGATTGCTGCCGGTGACCTGGCTGCCATTGCCGGCCAGAAGCCGGTCATCACGCGCGCTCGCAATTCCATCGCCGGCTTCAAGGTCCGCGAAGGCATGCCGATCGGCGCAAAGGTGACGCTGCGCGGTGCCCGCATGTATGAATTCCTGGATCGCCTGGTCAACATCGCGCTGCCGCGCGTTCGCGACTTCCGCGGCCTGAATCCGAAAAGCTTTGACGGCCGTGGCAACTTCGCCATGGGCATCAAGGAACACATCGTGTTCCCGGAGATCAATTACGACAAGGTTGATCAGATGTGGGGCATGGACATCATCGTTTGCACGACGGCAACCTCGGACGACGAAGCTCGGGCTCTTCTGAAAGAGTTCAACTTCCCGTTCCGTCAGTAACCGTAACGACGAGCGTAGAAAAGGAACTCGATATGGCGAAGACAAGCGCAATCGAAAAGAACAAGCGCCGCCGCAAGACGGTTGCCAACCATGCGGCCAAGCGTGCTGCCTTGAAGGCAACCATCATGAACCAGGAGCTGCCGATCGAAGATCGCTTCAAGGCGACCTTGAAGCTGGCTTCCCTGCCGCGTGACGGTTCGAAGACCCGTATCCGTAACCGTTGCGAAGTGACTGGCCGCCCGCGCGCCTTTTACCGCAAGCTCAAGATGTCCCGTATCGCCCTGCGCGAACTGGGCAACCTGGGCAAGGTTCCCGGTATCGTGAAGTCCAGCTGGTAAGGAGACGGTTCAATGACCATGACTGATCCTCTGGGCGATATGCTCACCCGCATCCGCAATGGTGCAGCCCGCCGCAAGTCGTCCGTTTCGACTCCGGCATCCAAGCTGCGTGCACGCGTTCTCGACGTGCTGCAGGCCGAAGGCTACATCCGCGGTTACTCTGAGGTCGATTACGGCAACGGCAAGTCCGAGTTCGAAATCGAACTGAAGTATTACGAAGGCGCATCGGTGATCCGTGAGATCGGCCGCGTGTCCAAGCCGGGCCGCCGGGTCTATGTCTCGGTGAAGTCCATTCCGCAGGTCGCGAACGGCCTCGGCATCACCATCCTTTCGACTCCGAAGGGTGTGATGGCCGATCATCAGGCGCGCGAACAGAACGTTGGTGGCGAGGTTCTCTGCTCGGTCTTCTAAGATCGGACAGAGCCCTCCTTAACGGACAGACAGGATTGAAACATGTCTCGTATCGGTAAAAAGCCCGTTCAGGTTCCGGCAGGTGTGACGGCTGCTGTCGAAGGACAGACGGTGACTGCCAAGGGCCCGAAGGGCGAGCTGGTTTTCGTTGCAAACGACGAAGTAAAGCTTTCTTTCGAAAATAACGCTGTTTCGGTGGTTCCGGCCAACGAAACCAAGGATGCTCGCGCAAAGTGGGGCATGTCCCGCACGATGATCGAGAACCTCTTCAAGGGCGTCAAGGACGGTTTCGAGCGCAAGCTGGAAATCAACGGCGTTGGTTACCGCGCGGCCATGCAGGGCAAGAACCTGCAGCTCTCGCTCGGTTTCAGCCATGATGTCGTCTATGAGCCTCCGCAGGGCATCAACATTGCCGTGCCGAAGCCGACGGAAATCGTCGTCACCGGCATCAACAAGCAGCAGGTCGGTCAGGTAGCCGCGGAAATCCGCGAATACCGCGGTCCGGAGCCCTACAAGGGCAAGGGCGTCAAGTACGCCGAAGAACGGATCGTCCGCAAGGAAGGCAAGAAGAAGTAAGGTTGACGCGTTATGGCTAGCAGGAAAGAAGTACTTTCGAAGCGTGCGAGCCGTGTGCGCCGCCAGCTCAAGGCGGTCGCCAATGGCCGCCCGCGTCTGTCGGTTCATCGCTCGTCGAAGAACATCTACGCCCAGATCATCGATGACGTTGCCGGCCGTACGCTGGCAGCTGCTTCGACGCTGGACACCGGTCTGCGCACGTCTTTGAAGACGGGCGCCGACGTTGAGGCCGCTGCGGCGGTCGGCAAGCTCGTCGCCGAGCGGGCAACCGCTGCCGGCGTGAAGGAAGTCGTGTTCGATCGCGGCGCCTTCCTCTATCACGGCCGTGTCAAGGCCCTGGCCGATGCCGCCCGCGAAGGCGGTCTGAGCTTCTGATTTGAATGCCGGGCCCTTGTGGTCCGGCTTTCAGGCGTTTCCACGCCATCACCGGCCGGCATGCCCTTGTTCGGGCAGCCGGCTTTTTAAAAACCTGCCGTTCGCACCCGGAAAAGAAAAAGGAAAAGGACAATGGCACAGGAAAGAAGGGGCTCGCGCGAAGATCGCGGTGCCCGTGAAGAGCGCGACAGCGAATTCGTAGACAAGCTGGTCGCCATCAATCGCGTTGCCAAGGTCGTCAAGGGCGGCCGTCGCTTCGGTTTTGCCGCTCTCGTCGTCGTTGGCGATCAGAAGGGCCGCGTCGGCTTCGGTCATGGCAAGGCACGTGAAGTGCCGGAAGCCATCCGCAAGGCCACCGAAGCTGCCAAGCGCGATCTGATTTTCGTACCGCTGCGCGATGGCCGTACGCTGCATCACGACGTCAACGGCCGTCATGGCGCCGGCAAGGTTCTGCTGCGCTCGGCCAAGGCTGGTACCGGCATCATCGCCGGCGGCCCGATGCGCGCCGTGTTCGAGACGCTCGGCGTTCACGACGTGGTTGCCAAGTCGACCGGTTCCTCGAACCCCTACAACATGGTTCGCGCAACATTCGACGCCCTGAAGCACCAGGTGCATCCGAAGGACATCGCAGCTCAGCGCGGCCTGAAATACGCCACGCTTCAGGCTCG is a window encoding:
- the rplE gene encoding 50S ribosomal protein L5 is translated as MAEAKYEPRLKAEYVSRIRKAMQEQFSYANEMQIPRVDKVVINMGVGEATADSKKPTIAAGDLAAIAGQKPVITRARNSIAGFKVREGMPIGAKVTLRGARMYEFLDRLVNIALPRVRDFRGLNPKSFDGRGNFAMGIKEHIVFPEINYDKVDQMWGMDIIVCTTATSDDEARALLKEFNFPFRQ
- the rpsN gene encoding 30S ribosomal protein S14, whose product is MAKTSAIEKNKRRRKTVANHAAKRAALKATIMNQELPIEDRFKATLKLASLPRDGSKTRIRNRCEVTGRPRAFYRKLKMSRIALRELGNLGKVPGIVKSSW
- the rpsH gene encoding 30S ribosomal protein S8, which codes for MTMTDPLGDMLTRIRNGAARRKSSVSTPASKLRARVLDVLQAEGYIRGYSEVDYGNGKSEFEIELKYYEGASVIREIGRVSKPGRRVYVSVKSIPQVANGLGITILSTPKGVMADHQAREQNVGGEVLCSVF
- the rplF gene encoding 50S ribosomal protein L6, with product MSRIGKKPVQVPAGVTAAVEGQTVTAKGPKGELVFVANDEVKLSFENNAVSVVPANETKDARAKWGMSRTMIENLFKGVKDGFERKLEINGVGYRAAMQGKNLQLSLGFSHDVVYEPPQGINIAVPKPTEIVVTGINKQQVGQVAAEIREYRGPEPYKGKGVKYAEERIVRKEGKKK
- the rplR gene encoding 50S ribosomal protein L18 yields the protein MASRKEVLSKRASRVRRQLKAVANGRPRLSVHRSSKNIYAQIIDDVAGRTLAAASTLDTGLRTSLKTGADVEAAAAVGKLVAERATAAGVKEVVFDRGAFLYHGRVKALADAAREGGLSF
- the rpsE gene encoding 30S ribosomal protein S5; the encoded protein is MAQERRGSREDRGAREERDSEFVDKLVAINRVAKVVKGGRRFGFAALVVVGDQKGRVGFGHGKAREVPEAIRKATEAAKRDLIFVPLRDGRTLHHDVNGRHGAGKVLLRSAKAGTGIIAGGPMRAVFETLGVHDVVAKSTGSSNPYNMVRATFDALKHQVHPKDIAAQRGLKYATLQARRAASGNAAEE